One Pyrococcus furiosus DSM 3638 genomic window, CTAAATTCTAGCCTTCTTTCTCTCCTTACTTTTCCTTCTGCGTATGGAGCTTTCTCTAGTATCTGCTTGACAATCTCTTCTCCCTTTTCCCACGTCATTCTTTAACCTCCTTCCTCTTATCCATTAACCATGGAATCCATTTTCTAGCTTCTTTCTCTCTCCATCCCTCTCCCAATAGCTCATCCTGATTCTTTCTATACCACTCGTAGTTTTCCTTGTACCTCTTCCATCCATCAGCTTCTCCGTTCTCAATCATTTCCATTAGCTTCTTTATTCCATCCATTACAGCCTCGGGTCTTGGCATACATCCAGCTATATATACGTCAACGGGGATGTACTTGTCAAGTTGTTTTATTGCATTATAAGCGTCCCAGTATATTCCACCGTTAATTGGACAAGAGCCGTGAGCTAGAACGTACTTGGGATCGGGAGCCATTTCATAGGTTATAATTATTCTCTTTAGAGTCTTTGGAGTTACATAACCCGTTATTAGGAAGAGGTCATACTGTCTTGGGCTGGGATCTGGCATTATACCGAATCTCTCTAAGTCATATCTAGCGGTCATTAGTGGAGGCATCTCTATTCCACCACATCCGGTACAAAATGCAACAATCCAAAGACTCTTTTTTCTGGCCCAATTAAATAATGGCTCAAATAACCTCCAATCAACCATTCCCCTCACCTCACAAGCTAGCCATTATGGCTCCAATTGCAGCTATTATTGTTGGCCACTTCCAATAGAATTTCGCCGCTTGGTCAATTGTGAATCTTGGGAATATCGCCCCTACAAATATCGCTATTAGCAATACTGCAATCTGCTTAACCAGTAAAACTGCTAAGCTTGCAAGTGTGTTTAGGAGTGGACTGCCGAATGCTGTGACTACACCTCCTCCAAGGAATATGTTTGAAAAGAATAGTGTCTCCGCGAACAGTGCCATTGCGTGCTGAATCTGAAGCATTCCCATGTGTTTTCCTCCAAACTCCACCATCGGACCTAATGAGATCTCTCCAGGGGCAATCATGATGTCAAATGGTTCCTTTCCAAACATCGCTTGAAGAACAATGTCATAAGCTATTGCAGCCAATAGCAATGGTAGGTGGAATATGCTCCATCCCATCTTTTGTTGAGCCATGACTATTTCGTAAGTGCTGAATGTTCCATAGTACTCAGCTACGGCAATTATAGCGAGTCCTAATGGAACTTGGATTGCTAAGAGTGTTAATAGAGCTCTCTGTGCACCTATCCCAGCATAAGGATTGCCAGAACTCATTGCAGCAAACATTATACCAAGCATTGGAATTTCTAAGAGAAAAGTTACTAGGATTAGATCTCCATACGCTCTAAGAACGCTTATTGGCCCTAATGGGATGAACATCAGGGCGAGTATAGTGGCTCCAACAGCATATATAATTCCAAAGTCGTAAATTAGACCATGAGTTATGTTCTCCTTCTTTCCAAAGAACTTAAGGGTATCAATGATTGGCTGGTAAATTGGTGGGCCTATTCTCCTGTGTATTCTGGCGGTTACTTTCCTTATGATTCCCATGAATATGAACCCAACAAACGTTGCATAAATAATGATTAAGAGAGCCCTAAGGAAAACCCCAATCATCTGTCACACCCCCATAGCTACCAATATTAGGAGGATTATTGCTAAGTACCACGCATATGCCTGAATGTTTCCATTATACACATAACTCCTCGCCAAATCCGCTAACTCTTCAATCGCCTTCCATATGTCATGATATAACCTGTCAAAGCTCATTTTAAGCCAGAACGCCATTGCTTCCTTGAGTGGCAAGAAGAAGTTCCTTCTTATGGTTAGGTTGTACTCCATTGTCACTGGGTTACCAGACTGGTAAGTGTCGGTGACTGGAACTTTTCTAACCCCTGCTCCCATGAAGTAAAGTATTGCTGCAATTATTAGTCCAATGACGAGCCATATTGAGAGTAGTAATCCGTTGTACCTTCCAAAGCCCAAGTCAAGCTCCCAGATTGTTCCTCCGATCGGAGGATTGCTGAATAGTTTGTTGAGCTCTCTAGCCACAAGTCCCGGAGCAACACCAAAGATAACATTCAGGATTGCGAGTATCCCCATTCCTATTGCAAGAGGAAGTGGTGCATCTTTAACATCTTCTAGGTCGCTAGGCCTCTGGCCAAACCAAACAGCATATGTGAATCTTATAAGGTAGACGAAACCTATCGCACTTCCGAAGAAGACCATTGCGCCTAAAATCGGTAAGTTTCTGCTTATAACTGCTTCAAATATAAGCCACTTGCTTGCAAATCCAGCCATTGGAGGAATTCCAGCTAGGCTTAATATTGCGACGAAAGCCATTGCAAAGGTTATGGGCATCTTTTCTGCCAATCCGCCATAATCTTTGAATTCTGTCTTTCCAGTTCTGTAAATTATAGTAGCAACTATGAGGAAGAACAATCCCTTGAAGAGAGCATGGCTTATTGCGTGGTATGTTGCAGCTGCTATTCCTAGGGGAGTTCCTATTCCTAATCCTATTAATATGTAACCAATCTGGCTAATACTGGAGTATGCAAAGAGCTTCCTTATATCCTCCTGCAAAGCTGCTAAAATTCCACCAACCATTATCGTCAATCCACCAAGGAAAGCAATAATGTAGCCAAATGTTGGTGCACTTCTCACATTGCCCAAAGTTATTGCTAGTTTACCATACATTAGAAGATACAGCAAGAAGAATCCGTAAACTCCAGTCTTGCTGAGAACTCCACTGAACATTGCAGTATAACTTTGGTTTGTCTCACTGTATGCATCGGGAGCCCAGACATGAAGCGGAAACATTCCAGCCTTAACACCAAAGGCCACTAGGAACAGAGCGTAGATTAGGAGAGTTTCAGTCTTGGTAAAGACTCCTCCTCCACCCATCATTCCCATCATTGCATCCTGCCTAAATATTGCTGAAATTTCTGGGAAGCTGAGACTTCCCGTCTTGGCGTAGATTATTCCTATAGCCAATAACATTGCATAAGCACCGGCAATGCTCAGCACGAAATACTTTAGTGAAGCATGCCTATTGTACTTAAATACCATCATAAAGCTGGCAAATGTCATTATTTCCCAGGAGAGGAAGAATACGACAAAGTCATTTGCCAAGAACACGCCTAGTGCCCCTGCTAGGCTCATTAGAGCAAAGAGCCATTCATTGCTGTCCTTTGCTGTTGATACTAATCCTAGGACTGCAGAAAGGCCGACAACTGCTGCTATCATGGCAAATATCCAAGATATGTGACTGAGAGCTAAGGTTAGCTCGAAGCCTCCAACGTTCAAGGAATACCTAATGGGCTCACCCTCTAGAGCAGGATAGAGTTTTATTAGGAAATATAAGGGGATAGCTGAGGAAACTACACCAATCGCTTCTCTAATTCCTTTCACTCTAATTAGCCATGCCAATGCTCCACCTATGAGGGGTGATAATAGGATTATAGGAAGCTCGTTCATAGTTTCACCCCCGGAAGTACATTTGCAACATATTTACTAACCTCCACAATATCGCTTCCAGCCTTCGTCACCAAGTTCCAGAATGGCGTTGGATACACTCCTATGACTATGATGAGCATCGCCAATAGTAAGAGGACAATTGCAATAGCCCCCTCGGGAATTCTTTCCCCACTCTTTCCTTTGAACCACATTGTGTGAATTAACCTGAAGTAATAAACTGCCTCTACTACGCTAGCGAAGAGAACCAAAGCCACAGGCCACAGGTTTCCTTCATGGGCTGCTGCAAGGATAATTCTAAGTTTACTCCAGAACACGTTGAACAATGGAACTCCTACGGTGGCTATTCCTCCAATGGTTAGTGACAAGGACGTTAATGGCATTCTTTTGCCCAAACCCTCGAAGTTTTCAATCATTGTTCCACCCAAGGTAATTCCCACATATCCAATGGCCATGAACATCATTGTCTTTACTATGGCGTGGTTAAGCATGTGAAATACTCCAGCACTAACTCCCTCTTGAGTTCCCAGGGAAAGGGCAAGTGCTATTAAGCCTACTTGGCCTATACTTGAGTATGCAATCATTCTCTTTACGTTCTTCTGCCTCAAGGCTGATAGTTCGGCAAATACAACCGTCAACGTTGCCATTGCAATTAATAGCTTAGTTAGAGAAGACCAGCCAGAAACATCTTTGAACAAGTAGAGGATTCTGGCCATTGCATATAGGCCCGCTTTAACTACAAAGGCTGAAAACATTACGGTAATTGGGTGAGGAGCTGCTTGATAGGCATCTGGTGCCCAAGCATTCAGTGGGAAGAGTTCTGCCTCGACTGCCAATCCAAAGATTATCAAAGCCAATCCTACCTGAACAACTGTCGGGTTAATGTCATTAGCAAGCATTGCCAGGTGGGCCATGTTTAACGTTCCTGTTGCTCCATAGATGAGGGCTACACCTACCAAGAAGAAGCTTGAACCAATTCCTCCCAGGACTATGTATTTCATAGATGCCTCTGCAGCTTCGCCAGTCTTGTTATACGCAGTTAGTGCATAAGCGGAAATGGCTGTAATCTCCATGAAGACAAAGAGGTTAAAGATATCTCCTGTAGCGATCATCCCTGTAGCTCCCAGGAGTAAAAGTAGGAAGAGCATTGCATACTTGTC contains:
- a CDS encoding NuoB/complex I 20 kDa subunit family protein, encoding MVDWRLFEPLFNWARKKSLWIVAFCTGCGGIEMPPLMTARYDLERFGIMPDPSPRQYDLFLITGYVTPKTLKRIIITYEMAPDPKYVLAHGSCPINGGIYWDAYNAIKQLDKYIPVDVYIAGCMPRPEAVMDGIKKLMEMIENGEADGWKRYKENYEWYRKNQDELLGEGWREKEARKWIPWLMDKRKEVKE
- a CDS encoding respiratory chain complex I subunit 1 family protein, whose product is MIGVFLRALLIIIYATFVGFIFMGIIRKVTARIHRRIGPPIYQPIIDTLKFFGKKENITHGLIYDFGIIYAVGATILALMFIPLGPISVLRAYGDLILVTFLLEIPMLGIMFAAMSSGNPYAGIGAQRALLTLLAIQVPLGLAIIAVAEYYGTFSTYEIVMAQQKMGWSIFHLPLLLAAIAYDIVLQAMFGKEPFDIMIAPGEISLGPMVEFGGKHMGMLQIQHAMALFAETLFFSNIFLGGGVVTAFGSPLLNTLASLAVLLVKQIAVLLIAIFVGAIFPRFTIDQAAKFYWKWPTIIAAIGAIMASL
- a CDS encoding proton-conducting transporter membrane subunit, producing MNELPIILLSPLIGGALAWLIRVKGIREAIGVVSSAIPLYFLIKLYPALEGEPIRYSLNVGGFELTLALSHISWIFAMIAAVVGLSAVLGLVSTAKDSNEWLFALMSLAGALGVFLANDFVVFFLSWEIMTFASFMMVFKYNRHASLKYFVLSIAGAYAMLLAIGIIYAKTGSLSFPEISAIFRQDAMMGMMGGGGVFTKTETLLIYALFLVAFGVKAGMFPLHVWAPDAYSETNQSYTAMFSGVLSKTGVYGFFLLYLLMYGKLAITLGNVRSAPTFGYIIAFLGGLTIMVGGILAALQEDIRKLFAYSSISQIGYILIGLGIGTPLGIAAATYHAISHALFKGLFFLIVATIIYRTGKTEFKDYGGLAEKMPITFAMAFVAILSLAGIPPMAGFASKWLIFEAVISRNLPILGAMVFFGSAIGFVYLIRFTYAVWFGQRPSDLEDVKDAPLPLAIGMGILAILNVIFGVAPGLVARELNKLFSNPPIGGTIWELDLGFGRYNGLLLSIWLVIGLIIAAILYFMGAGVRKVPVTDTYQSGNPVTMEYNLTIRRNFFLPLKEAMAFWLKMSFDRLYHDIWKAIEELADLARSYVYNGNIQAYAWYLAIILLILVAMGV
- a CDS encoding proton-conducting transporter membrane subunit, with protein sequence MSQVAALLIALPLISAFFVPVLKQIGKSLIKPFLVIITLLQTLIASWAFVQVYSTGKPIIIYAGGWKPPIGINLYIGHFAALFILVIAVVSFLMALFNFKAVTVEPIDKYAMLFLLLLLGATGMIATGDIFNLFVFMEITAISAYALTAYNKTGEAAEASMKYIVLGGIGSSFFLVGVALIYGATGTLNMAHLAMLANDINPTVVQVGLALIIFGLAVEAELFPLNAWAPDAYQAAPHPITVMFSAFVVKAGLYAMARILYLFKDVSGWSSLTKLLIAMATLTVVFAELSALRQKNVKRMIAYSSIGQVGLIALALSLGTQEGVSAGVFHMLNHAIVKTMMFMAIGYVGITLGGTMIENFEGLGKRMPLTSLSLTIGGIATVGVPLFNVFWSKLRIILAAAHEGNLWPVALVLFASVVEAVYYFRLIHTMWFKGKSGERIPEGAIAIVLLLLAMLIIVIGVYPTPFWNLVTKAGSDIVEVSKYVANVLPGVKL